One genomic region from Clostridium cylindrosporum DSM 605 encodes:
- a CDS encoding ABC transporter permease — translation MGEIITGTKKPDKKQINKVKAPKSKKDINKGIINLGIVTPLVIILLWEAFSRLGYIKPLILPSPKDIFITFISLVKSGELLTHMSISLFRVVQGFFIGALLGVIVGTLMALFKKVNEALSSTLSFLRPIPIIAWMPVLILWMGIEEGSKVSVIAIGTFWPVLINVIHGIKSVDIKYLEVAKVLEKSKKETLFKVVFPAALPAIFTGIKIGVSTAWMCVVAAELISSASGIGYKIMYSREILQPADMFVGVFSIGVVGILVDKGIKLVEAKTLKWNVNIKN, via the coding sequence ATGGGGGAAATAATAACAGGGACTAAGAAACCTGATAAAAAACAAATAAATAAGGTCAAAGCACCTAAGTCTAAAAAGGATATAAATAAAGGAATTATAAACCTTGGAATTGTAACTCCTTTAGTAATAATACTTCTATGGGAGGCTTTTTCAAGGCTAGGATATATTAAACCTTTGATTTTACCTTCACCTAAGGATATATTTATAACTTTTATATCACTGGTTAAGTCAGGAGAACTTTTAACTCATATGTCTATAAGTCTTTTCAGAGTTGTACAAGGTTTTTTTATAGGTGCTCTACTTGGAGTTATCGTTGGAACATTAATGGCATTATTCAAAAAGGTTAATGAAGCACTAAGTAGTACTTTAAGTTTTTTAAGGCCTATTCCAATTATTGCGTGGATGCCTGTTCTTATTCTATGGATGGGAATTGAAGAGGGTTCAAAGGTTAGTGTTATAGCTATAGGAACATTTTGGCCAGTTCTTATAAATGTTATCCATGGTATAAAGTCAGTTGATATTAAATACCTTGAGGTTGCAAAGGTTCTAGAAAAAAGTAAGAAGGAAACACTTTTTAAGGTTGTTTTCCCTGCAGCACTTCCTGCTATATTTACAGGTATTAAGATAGGGGTAAGTACAGCCTGGATGTGTGTAGTTGCAGCTGAGTTAATATCATCTGCTTCAGGGATAGGATATAAGATAATGTATAGTAGGGAAATACTTCAACCAGCGGATATGTTTGTAGGAGTTTTTTCAATAGGTGTAGTTGGTATATTAGTTGATAAGGGAATTAAGTTAGTAGAAGCAAAGACATTAAAGTGGAATGTAAATATTAAAAACTAG
- a CDS encoding ABC transporter ATP-binding protein, with protein MTNTIRIESLSKGFEVEGKNIDVLEDVNLTVKPGEFISIVGASGCGKSTLLRLILGLEDDYDGKILLGDKLIGRPSVDRGVVFQESRLFPWLTVEENISFGFRDRVNEVQREKLIKHNIELVGLKGFEKAYPHQLSGGMQQRASIARSLVNNPKILLLDEPFGALDAMTRINMQKEILRIWEEEKTTMIMVTHDIDEAVFLGDRVVVMSSRPGSIKKIVKVELPRPRDRSSLDYARVRKQIYNEFFKEVEVNIEYQI; from the coding sequence ATGACTAATACTATTAGGATAGAGTCATTAAGCAAAGGATTTGAGGTAGAAGGTAAGAATATAGATGTATTAGAGGATGTTAATCTTACTGTGAAGCCAGGAGAGTTTATTTCTATAGTAGGGGCAAGTGGTTGTGGCAAAAGTACACTTTTAAGATTAATACTAGGACTTGAAGATGACTATGATGGGAAAATTCTACTTGGAGATAAGCTTATAGGGAGGCCTAGTGTAGACAGAGGAGTTGTATTTCAAGAATCAAGATTATTTCCGTGGCTTACTGTAGAGGAGAATATATCCTTTGGATTTAGAGATAGGGTTAATGAAGTTCAAAGAGAAAAGCTTATTAAGCACAATATTGAACTTGTTGGACTTAAAGGGTTTGAAAAGGCATACCCTCATCAACTATCAGGGGGAATGCAGCAAAGAGCAAGTATAGCGAGGAGTCTTGTTAATAACCCTAAGATACTTCTTCTTGATGAACCATTTGGGGCATTAGATGCAATGACTAGAATTAACATGCAAAAAGAAATACTTAGAATATGGGAAGAGGAGAAGACTACAATGATTATGGTTACCCATGATATAGATGAAGCTGTATTTCTAGGGGATAGGGTGGTTGTAATGTCTAGTAGGCCAGGATCTATAAAGAAAATAGTAAAGGTAGAGCTTCCAAGGCCAAGGGATCGTAGTAGTCTTGATTATGCAAGGGTAAGAAAACAGATATATAATGAGTTTTTTAAAGAGGTCGAGGTTAATATAGAATATCAAATATAA
- a CDS encoding ABC transporter substrate-binding protein has protein sequence MKFKSFMILIMVAVLTLVILASCESKETFKEGKAPRVIRIGGIKGSGEVAIAKNKQLFEKEFQKEGVQIQYTYFDHGPAMIESFISGKIDIGTLGDQPIITAIGKGLNAKIIANQDSGYDFQGLLVPKDSPIKSIYDLKGKKIATTIGTVNHHLLSLYLEKAGIKQSEIQLINVKFADCLNAIETNNVDATVVSEPQLSLAQSKGVGKVIETGRGYKKVVGVIAASDDFTKEYPDITARILKVYDKARNLYLNGDEEAIKIAAAESLLPKDIILKLSKNSKKGLAITDDNIKEFKSTYNFLRKSKVLQKDVDIEKFYDRSFLIKAGLK, from the coding sequence ATGAAATTTAAGTCTTTCATGATACTTATAATGGTTGCGGTTTTAACACTGGTTATTTTAGCTTCATGTGAAAGTAAGGAAACATTTAAAGAAGGAAAAGCTCCTAGAGTCATAAGAATTGGAGGAATAAAAGGTTCAGGTGAAGTTGCAATAGCTAAGAATAAACAGCTTTTCGAAAAGGAATTTCAAAAAGAAGGAGTTCAGATACAATACACATATTTTGATCATGGACCTGCTATGATTGAATCATTTATAAGTGGAAAAATTGACATAGGAACACTAGGGGATCAGCCTATAATCACTGCAATAGGTAAAGGTCTTAATGCAAAGATAATAGCTAATCAAGATTCAGGATATGACTTTCAAGGACTTCTTGTACCTAAGGATTCACCTATAAAGTCAATTTACGACCTAAAGGGTAAGAAAATAGCTACTACAATTGGAACTGTAAATCATCATCTACTTAGTTTATACCTAGAAAAGGCGGGAATTAAGCAAAGTGAAATTCAGTTAATTAATGTTAAGTTTGCAGACTGCTTAAATGCAATAGAAACTAATAATGTTGATGCAACAGTTGTTTCTGAACCTCAATTATCCCTTGCACAAAGCAAAGGAGTAGGAAAGGTTATAGAAACAGGCAGGGGATATAAGAAAGTGGTAGGTGTTATTGCAGCAAGTGATGACTTCACTAAGGAATATCCAGACATAACAGCAAGAATACTGAAAGTATATGATAAAGCTAGAAACCTTTATCTTAATGGAGATGAAGAGGCAATTAAAATAGCTGCAGCAGAGTCTTTATTACCTAAAGACATAATATTAAAGCTTTCAAAGAATAGTAAGAAAGGACTTGCTATAACAGATGACAATATTAAAGAATTTAAATCAACTTATAACTTCCTAAGAAAATCAAAGGTACTTCAAAAGGATGTAGATATAGAAAAGTTTTATGATAGAAGCTTTTTAATTAAAGCTGGCCTAAAATAG